One region of Gossypium raimondii isolate GPD5lz chromosome 6, ASM2569854v1, whole genome shotgun sequence genomic DNA includes:
- the LOC105773985 gene encoding 40S ribosomal protein S18 isoform X1, with protein MSLVANEDFQHILRVLNTNVDGKQKIMFALTSIKGIGRRFANIVCKKADVDMNKRAGELTAQELDNLMTIVANPRQFKIPDWFLNRQKDYKDGKYSQVVSNALDMKLRDDLERLKKIRNHRGLRHYWGLRVRGQHTKTTGRRGKTVGVSKKR; from the exons ATG TCTCTGGTGGCGAACGAAGACTTTCAGCACATTTTGCGTGTGCTGAACACCAACGTTGATGGAAAGCAGAAGATTATGTTTGCTTTGACCTCCATCAAGGGTATTGGAAGGCGTTTCGCTAACATTGTTTGCAAGAAGGCTGATGTCGACATGAACAAGag GGCTGGTGAATTGACTGCACAGGAACTGGACAATCTCATGACCATTGTTGCAAACCCCAGGCAGTTTAAGATCCCTGACTGGTTTTTGAATAGGCAGAAGGATTACAAGGATGGGAAGTATTCCCAAGTTGTGTCTAATGCTCTCGACATGAAGTTGAGAGATGACTTGGAGCGATTGAAGAAGATCAG GAACCACCGTGGGCTGAGGCACTATTGGGGTCTTCGTGTCCGTGGTCAGCACACCAAGACCACTGGTCGCAGAGGAAAGACTGTAGGTGTCTCTAAGAAGCGTTGA
- the LOC105773985 gene encoding 40S ribosomal protein S18 isoform X2, with amino-acid sequence MSLVANEDFQHILRVLNTNVDGKQKIMFALTSIKGIGRRFANIVCKKADVDMNKRAGELTAQELDNLMTIVANPRQFKIPDWFLNRQKDYKDGKYSQVVSNALDMKLRDDLERLKKIRFNRFYVSSLHLGRLSIWLLGCGVTANT; translated from the exons ATG TCTCTGGTGGCGAACGAAGACTTTCAGCACATTTTGCGTGTGCTGAACACCAACGTTGATGGAAAGCAGAAGATTATGTTTGCTTTGACCTCCATCAAGGGTATTGGAAGGCGTTTCGCTAACATTGTTTGCAAGAAGGCTGATGTCGACATGAACAAGag GGCTGGTGAATTGACTGCACAGGAACTGGACAATCTCATGACCATTGTTGCAAACCCCAGGCAGTTTAAGATCCCTGACTGGTTTTTGAATAGGCAGAAGGATTACAAGGATGGGAAGTATTCCCAAGTTGTGTCTAATGCTCTCGACATGAAGTTGAGAGATGACTTGGAGCGATTGAAGAAGATCAG ATTCAACAGATTCTATGTAAGTAGTTTGCATCTTGGTCGATTGTCCATCTGGCTGTTGGGATGTGGTGTGACAGCTAACACGTGA